In the Peptoclostridium acidaminophilum DSM 3953 genome, one interval contains:
- the pknB gene encoding Stk1 family PASTA domain-containing Ser/Thr kinase: protein MLGKVLGNRYEILEKVGEGGMAYVYKARCRLLNRIVAVKVLRQEFVDDEEFLEKFKNEAQSAASLTHPNIVNIYDVGEDSGVHYIVMEYVEGRVLKDIIRENGSLDQANALEITKQIAKALSLAHRKNIIHRDIKPHNILVTNEGIVKVVDFGIAKAVTSSTTTTMGNVIGSVHYFSPEQAKGRFVDPRSDLYSLGIVLYEMLSGRVPFKGDTPVNIALQHISEDICFPEDSPVSEDIKKLVYKLTQKNQSERYARADDLIKDIELIQKNVSPDFAGVDYNSCKTQKLENLGAELDKIQSAKKAEKPAEIKEVKEEESAMAKKPKIKHKKLLTTLAVILALIASIGATAGGFYIKDLMKPAQMSMPSLENMSVDEARKALEDMGLKLAIEKEIFSSDVSKDHIISQNPDAGTQVKKNYEVKVVVSKGGKLVSVPDFTGENIDSIDPMLSSKKFKEGIVNPVFSEEPEGTIISQSPSPYAKAEEGSEIDFVISKGKESVIVTVPNLIGNTISEARAKLSGITISGIDYIEDPDKEDGIIMKQSPAAGEKVESGSSINIVVNKISGDSKSQGSGGSSSEALVKKQLSIKLPEDRDSIKVTVKDSSGVVYDKTVNPKDLGGVLNVPIEGKRGTSKDYQIFVDGTSYYSGKVNF, encoded by the coding sequence TTGTTAGGCAAAGTCTTAGGAAATAGATATGAAATACTTGAAAAAGTTGGAGAGGGCGGCATGGCCTATGTATACAAAGCCAGATGCAGGCTGCTCAACAGAATAGTTGCAGTCAAGGTGCTCAGGCAGGAGTTTGTGGACGACGAGGAATTTCTTGAAAAGTTCAAGAACGAGGCCCAATCGGCAGCAAGCCTGACACACCCCAACATAGTCAATATATACGATGTAGGGGAAGACAGCGGTGTCCATTATATTGTCATGGAGTATGTCGAAGGGCGCGTATTGAAGGACATAATAAGAGAAAACGGTTCGCTTGATCAGGCCAATGCGCTTGAAATTACAAAACAGATTGCAAAGGCGCTTTCGCTGGCCCACAGGAAAAACATAATACACAGGGATATAAAGCCTCACAATATACTTGTAACCAATGAGGGCATAGTAAAAGTTGTCGACTTTGGCATAGCAAAGGCTGTTACAAGCTCAACCACTACTACTATGGGAAATGTGATAGGTTCCGTACACTACTTCTCTCCGGAACAGGCCAAGGGAAGATTTGTGGATCCAAGATCCGATCTCTACTCGCTGGGAATAGTACTCTATGAAATGCTATCTGGGAGGGTGCCGTTCAAGGGAGACACACCTGTTAACATAGCGCTGCAGCATATAAGCGAAGATATTTGCTTTCCCGAAGACAGCCCGGTGTCTGAAGACATAAAAAAGCTTGTTTACAAGCTTACGCAGAAGAATCAGTCGGAAAGATATGCTCGCGCAGATGACCTCATAAAGGATATAGAGCTTATCCAAAAGAATGTCAGCCCTGATTTTGCAGGTGTTGACTATAATTCCTGCAAGACCCAAAAGCTTGAAAATCTAGGTGCTGAGCTCGATAAGATACAATCAGCAAAGAAAGCTGAAAAACCGGCTGAAATCAAAGAAGTGAAAGAGGAAGAAAGTGCTATGGCTAAAAAACCAAAGATCAAGCACAAAAAACTATTGACGACACTGGCTGTGATTTTGGCTTTAATAGCATCGATTGGAGCCACAGCAGGAGGGTTCTACATAAAGGACCTTATGAAGCCTGCGCAAATGAGCATGCCCAGCTTGGAAAACATGAGCGTTGATGAAGCCAGGAAGGCACTCGAGGACATGGGGCTTAAGCTTGCAATTGAAAAAGAAATTTTCAGCAGCGATGTCAGCAAGGACCATATAATAAGCCAGAATCCCGATGCAGGCACGCAGGTCAAGAAAAACTACGAGGTTAAAGTCGTAGTCAGCAAGGGCGGGAAGCTTGTCTCGGTTCCCGACTTTACAGGGGAAAACATAGACTCGATAGATCCAATGCTATCATCAAAGAAGTTTAAAGAAGGCATTGTTAATCCTGTATTCAGCGAAGAACCTGAAGGAACCATAATTTCGCAAAGCCCAAGTCCGTACGCAAAGGCCGAGGAAGGCAGTGAGATTGATTTTGTCATAAGCAAGGGCAAGGAGTCTGTGATTGTAACGGTACCTAATCTGATAGGTAATACAATCAGCGAAGCAAGGGCAAAACTTAGCGGTATAACTATAAGCGGCATAGATTATATTGAGGATCCGGACAAGGAAGATGGAATAATAATGAAGCAGAGTCCTGCTGCAGGCGAAAAGGTGGAGAGCGGCAGCTCGATTAACATTGTAGTTAACAAGATTTCGGGCGATTCGAAGTCCCAAGGCTCAGGAGGCAGCTCGTCAGAGGCCCTTGTTAAAAAGCAGCTTTCAATAAAGCTGCCTGAGGACAGAGACAGCATAAAAGTGACTGTAAAGGACTCGTCTGGAGTCGTATACGACAAGACTGTGAATCCAAAGGATTTGGGCGGAGTATTGAACGTGCCCATAGAGGGAAAAAGAGGAACAAGCAAGGACTATCAGATTTTTGTCGACGGCACATCCTACTATAGTGGGAAAGTCAATTTCTAG
- a CDS encoding Stp1/IreP family PP2C-type Ser/Thr phosphatase yields the protein MRYEALSDIGNVRKVNEDFLGAELLDVSGKLTGIFVIADGMGGHNKGELASKIAVENTIKLLKEKIARGCSAEDTAFVIESIIKSYEDSNSKIMQMASNNAEYKGMGTTLTTAVILHNKLYIGNVGDSRCYIFRENKLQRLTNDNSLVQELVFKGLITEDEARVHPQRNLITRAVGLDEVLKVDIYENEVAKGDQILLTTDGLASMITSEDIQNVLTSSKSITDNCLVLVEKAKSNGGSDNISIINILI from the coding sequence ATGAGATATGAAGCATTATCAGATATAGGCAATGTGCGGAAAGTGAACGAGGATTTTTTGGGAGCAGAGCTTCTTGATGTCAGCGGTAAGCTCACGGGGATATTTGTGATCGCAGATGGAATGGGAGGTCACAATAAGGGTGAGCTGGCAAGCAAAATAGCAGTTGAAAACACGATTAAGCTGCTTAAGGAAAAAATAGCGCGTGGATGCAGCGCTGAAGACACTGCTTTTGTAATTGAGTCCATAATAAAATCATATGAGGATTCCAATAGCAAAATAATGCAAATGGCAAGCAATAACGCAGAATACAAAGGAATGGGAACCACTCTGACCACGGCAGTAATACTCCACAACAAGCTCTACATTGGAAATGTGGGAGACAGCAGGTGCTACATTTTCAGGGAGAACAAGCTTCAGAGACTTACAAATGACAACTCTCTTGTGCAGGAGCTGGTGTTCAAGGGCCTTATAACAGAGGACGAGGCGAGAGTTCATCCTCAAAGGAATCTTATAACCAGGGCTGTAGGGCTGGATGAAGTCTTAAAGGTTGACATATATGAAAATGAGGTCGCCAAGGGCGATCAGATACTGCTCACAACAGACGGCCTTGCGAGCATGATTACGAGCGAGGATATCCAAAATGTGCTCACAAGCTCGAAAAGCATCACGGATAATTGCTTGGTGCTTGTTGAAAAGGCAAAGAGCAACGGGGGCAGCGATAATATTTCAATTATCAACATTTTAATTTAG
- the rlmN gene encoding 23S rRNA (adenine(2503)-C(2))-methyltransferase RlmN: MEMDKIDIKSLTEEQLRNEMISIGEKAFRGTQIFQWIYKGAKSFSEMKNITAELRGKLEDKFVLRDLKIDKKLVSAIDGTRKYLFRLHDGTAIESVMMIYKHGVSVCISTQAGCRMGCNFCASTIGGLERNLTAGEMLDQIMKIQEDAGKRVSNVVLMGSGEPFDNFEEVIRFLHVANEKNGLCIGYRHITLSTCGIVPKIYEIADMGMPINLAISLHAANDEKRKTIMPIANAYSIDEIIKACRYFVERTNRRITFEYSLIKGFNDSPGDAKELAGLLKGMLAHVNLIPVNSIEERDYKKPSKDEIEAFTRILAKSGISATVRREMGSDINGACGQLRKSSISG; encoded by the coding sequence ATAGAAATGGATAAAATCGATATAAAATCCCTGACGGAAGAGCAGCTCAGAAATGAGATGATTTCAATTGGGGAGAAGGCGTTCAGGGGCACTCAGATATTCCAATGGATATACAAAGGGGCGAAAAGCTTTTCAGAGATGAAAAATATCACGGCGGAACTTAGAGGAAAGCTCGAAGACAAGTTTGTATTGCGTGATTTGAAGATTGACAAGAAACTTGTGTCTGCGATTGACGGCACAAGGAAGTATCTTTTCAGGCTTCACGACGGCACTGCAATTGAAAGTGTAATGATGATATACAAGCACGGGGTTTCAGTGTGCATATCGACGCAGGCGGGCTGCAGAATGGGATGCAACTTTTGCGCATCGACAATCGGCGGGCTTGAGAGAAATTTGACTGCAGGCGAGATGCTGGATCAGATAATGAAAATACAAGAGGATGCCGGCAAGAGAGTTTCAAATGTCGTGCTCATGGGAAGCGGCGAGCCCTTTGATAATTTTGAAGAGGTTATAAGATTCCTCCATGTGGCAAACGAAAAAAACGGCCTGTGCATAGGCTACAGGCATATAACGCTGTCAACTTGCGGAATAGTTCCGAAGATATATGAAATTGCAGACATGGGTATGCCGATAAACCTGGCAATATCGCTGCATGCTGCAAACGATGAAAAAAGAAAGACTATAATGCCAATAGCGAACGCATATTCAATAGATGAGATTATAAAGGCCTGCAGGTATTTTGTCGAAAGGACAAACAGGAGGATTACATTTGAATATTCGCTGATAAAGGGATTCAACGATTCGCCGGGAGACGCCAAGGAGCTTGCAGGCCTGTTAAAGGGCATGCTGGCCCATGTGAACCTGATTCCTGTAAACAGTATCGAAGAACGGGATTACAAGAAGCCTTCAAAGGATGAGATTGAAGCCTTCACCAGGATTCTTGCGAAATCGGGAATAAGCGCTACAGTCAGAAGAGAAATGGGAAGCGATATTAACGGCGCCTGCGGGCAGCTAAGAAAGAGCAGCATATCGGGGTGA
- the rsmB gene encoding 16S rRNA (cytosine(967)-C(5))-methyltransferase RsmB codes for MENSRMIAYNALYDIEVRGKYSNIALGNTLKDSGLSDADRGLVTEIVYGVIENRYFLEYVIRGFSSIKLSKISPSVKLILKMGIYQIIMLDGVKDFAAVNESVELCKRISKKSSGFVNAILRNVVRSKESIKPPLKEEGIVEYYSIKYSYEPWIIEKWLKRYGEDFVEALLEANAQRPEIYVRTNTLKTSREDLIAELIKMGIECSQCDIVPEAIRINGMKSIEGNELFRKGYFFIQDISSMLIGHVASPDKGMKVLDVCSAPGGKATHIATLMENTGEVIARDLHRHKLRLIKDNAKRLGLTNIKAQLMDALFLDEDSMGSFDIVLADVPCSGFGIIRRKPEIKYKQKKDLECLPQLQRAILENASRYVKKGGLLIYSTCTIEDEENIEIIRAFIEESKEFKLEAIEGIDVDEKSQKSGYLQTFPNTHGMDGFFIAKLRKVR; via the coding sequence TTGGAAAACAGCAGGATGATAGCGTATAATGCGCTGTATGACATAGAGGTAAGAGGTAAGTATTCCAACATCGCGCTTGGAAACACTCTCAAAGACAGCGGACTCTCGGATGCGGACAGGGGGCTTGTCACTGAAATAGTATACGGCGTAATTGAAAACAGGTATTTTCTTGAATATGTGATAAGAGGGTTTTCAAGCATCAAGCTTTCAAAGATATCGCCGAGCGTCAAGCTGATACTTAAGATGGGCATATACCAGATTATTATGCTCGATGGCGTAAAGGATTTTGCGGCAGTCAACGAGAGCGTCGAGCTCTGCAAACGGATATCAAAAAAATCAAGCGGATTTGTAAACGCTATACTCAGGAACGTCGTAAGGAGCAAGGAGTCCATAAAACCTCCATTAAAGGAGGAGGGAATTGTGGAATACTACAGTATCAAATATTCATACGAGCCCTGGATAATCGAAAAATGGCTCAAAAGATACGGCGAGGATTTTGTGGAGGCATTGCTGGAAGCAAACGCGCAAAGGCCGGAAATTTATGTCCGAACCAACACACTCAAGACAAGCAGGGAAGACCTGATAGCCGAGCTTATAAAAATGGGAATTGAGTGCTCGCAGTGCGACATAGTGCCTGAAGCAATAAGAATAAACGGCATGAAGAGCATAGAGGGCAATGAGCTTTTCAGGAAAGGATATTTCTTCATACAGGACATAAGCTCCATGCTTATAGGCCACGTTGCATCGCCCGATAAGGGGATGAAAGTGCTCGATGTGTGCAGCGCTCCCGGAGGCAAAGCAACGCACATAGCCACCCTCATGGAAAACACGGGGGAGGTCATAGCCAGGGACTTGCATAGGCACAAGCTCAGGCTCATAAAGGACAACGCCAAGCGGCTGGGCCTTACAAACATTAAAGCGCAGCTGATGGACGCGCTGTTTCTTGATGAAGATAGCATGGGAAGCTTCGACATAGTCCTGGCCGACGTGCCATGCTCGGGCTTTGGGATAATCAGGAGAAAGCCGGAGATAAAATACAAGCAGAAAAAGGATCTGGAGTGCCTGCCGCAGCTCCAAAGAGCCATACTTGAGAATGCGTCAAGGTATGTAAAAAAGGGTGGACTACTCATATATAGTACCTGTACAATAGAAGATGAAGAAAACATTGAAATTATAAGGGCCTTCATAGAAGAAAGCAAGGAGTTCAAGCTGGAAGCAATAGAAGGCATAGACGTGGATGAAAAAAGCCAGAAGTCGGGTTATTTGCAGACATTTCCAAACACGCACGGCATGGACGGTTTTTTCATTGCCAAGCTTAGAAAGGTTAGATAG
- a CDS encoding zinc metallopeptidase: protein MYYGFDPTFILMIPAIILTLYAQMKVKTTFEKYLRVQSKKGYTGAQVADYMLHSNGIEDVRIEMVQGHLSDHYDPRSKVLRLSRDVYAGTSIASVSVAAHEVGHAIQHAHGYAPLRIRSMLVPVANLGSSLAWIFIMAGFIISPAFLDMGILLFLGAVLFQIVTLPVEFNASSRALAGLESGNIVYQDEIRYSKRVLNAAALTYVAAAAAAVMQLIRLLVLRNQRD, encoded by the coding sequence ATGTACTATGGATTTGATCCGACATTCATATTGATGATACCTGCGATAATACTTACGTTATATGCGCAGATGAAGGTGAAAACAACCTTTGAAAAATACTTGAGAGTTCAGTCGAAGAAAGGCTACACCGGCGCCCAGGTAGCCGATTATATGCTGCACAGCAACGGTATAGAAGATGTCAGGATAGAGATGGTGCAGGGACACCTTTCAGACCATTACGATCCAAGGAGCAAGGTGCTTAGGCTTTCAAGGGACGTATATGCCGGAACGTCGATAGCTTCAGTTTCAGTGGCGGCCCACGAGGTAGGCCACGCGATACAGCATGCACACGGCTATGCTCCATTGCGGATAAGAAGCATGCTCGTGCCTGTGGCCAATCTGGGTTCATCACTTGCCTGGATATTCATAATGGCGGGCTTCATAATAAGTCCGGCATTTCTTGACATGGGCATACTGCTTTTCCTGGGAGCCGTGCTGTTCCAGATAGTAACGCTTCCTGTTGAGTTCAATGCAAGCTCAAGAGCATTGGCTGGCCTTGAAAGCGGCAACATAGTGTATCAGGATGAAATACGATACAGCAAGAGGGTCCTTAATGCGGCGGCACTGACATATGTGGCAGCGGCAGCTGCTGCGGTTATGCAGCTTATAAGGCTCTTAGTTTTGAGGAATCAAAGAGACTAA
- a CDS encoding DUF116 domain-containing protein, which yields MRQENRFILLIFAFAAVVILAGVGINLLILSGSKGAELAISITVNTGAAVVLALTLYCALVIHRLYSGRKCGRFSLGLSLKLAGALFPVLLFMAQPLKVGRDDVRRVLIRLNNEYVYSAKYAIEGKDIMLLTPHCIQNSSCTIKITGDVSNCKRCGLCKVADFLALKDKYGINVYVATGGTLARKIIKDKRPKAIIAVACERDLTSGIQEVSGIPVLGVYNERPNGPCFNTSVDIRKIEEAVLFFMGGN from the coding sequence ATGAGGCAGGAAAACAGATTCATTCTTTTGATTTTTGCATTCGCAGCAGTCGTGATATTGGCAGGAGTTGGAATCAACCTGCTAATTCTAAGCGGCAGTAAAGGCGCTGAGCTTGCGATTTCGATTACTGTGAATACTGGAGCGGCAGTTGTTTTGGCGCTTACGCTTTACTGCGCATTAGTTATTCACAGGCTCTACAGCGGAAGAAAATGCGGCAGGTTTTCGCTGGGGCTTAGCCTGAAGCTTGCAGGCGCCCTGTTTCCGGTTCTGCTATTCATGGCGCAGCCGCTGAAGGTAGGCAGGGACGATGTGCGCAGAGTGCTTATAAGACTCAACAATGAGTATGTATATTCCGCAAAGTATGCCATCGAGGGTAAGGATATAATGCTGCTGACTCCTCACTGCATTCAAAACAGCTCCTGCACAATAAAAATCACAGGCGATGTAAGCAACTGCAAAAGATGCGGACTCTGTAAAGTTGCAGACTTCCTGGCGCTCAAGGATAAATACGGAATTAATGTGTATGTGGCAACAGGAGGCACTCTTGCCAGAAAAATAATCAAGGACAAAAGGCCTAAGGCCATAATAGCTGTTGCATGCGAGAGGGATCTCACAAGCGGGATTCAGGAAGTCTCTGGAATACCCGTGCTAGGGGTGTACAATGAGAGGCCCAACGGTCCATGTTTTAATACAAGCGTTGACATTAGGAAAATAGAGGAAGCGGTTTTGTTTTTTATGGGAGGGAATTAA
- the fmt gene encoding methionyl-tRNA formyltransferase produces MNAVFMGTPEFAVPCLEAMLAQGHQVKAVVTQPDRPKGRGKQLAMSPVKEAALKSGIEVFQPENVKSPEFVEKLREMAPDVIVVVAFGQILSKDILDIPKYGCINVHASLLPKYRGAAPINWVIINGENETGITTMLMDEGLDTGDMLIKESLQIGENETASELHDRLSKLGAAVLGNTLAKLEEGSLTREKQSDAESSYAPIMKKTLGEIAWSKSAREIFNLVRGTFPWPGAFTTLDGMVMKVLRCRFESESQEEASAGEILDVSKTGIRVKAAAGVLVIEEIQMPGKKKMSVEEYLRGNSIQKGAILGA; encoded by the coding sequence ATGAATGCAGTTTTCATGGGAACACCGGAATTTGCAGTTCCATGCCTTGAGGCTATGTTGGCTCAGGGCCATCAAGTAAAAGCGGTTGTAACTCAGCCTGACAGGCCCAAGGGCAGAGGCAAGCAATTGGCGATGTCTCCTGTAAAGGAAGCGGCTTTAAAAAGCGGCATAGAGGTTTTTCAGCCTGAAAATGTTAAGAGCCCTGAGTTTGTAGAAAAGCTTAGGGAGATGGCTCCGGATGTCATAGTGGTTGTCGCTTTTGGACAGATACTCTCAAAGGACATACTGGATATACCAAAGTATGGCTGCATAAACGTACACGCATCATTGCTTCCAAAATACAGAGGGGCAGCGCCTATAAACTGGGTTATAATCAACGGCGAAAATGAAACTGGCATAACGACCATGCTGATGGACGAAGGTCTGGATACTGGGGATATGCTTATTAAGGAAAGCCTTCAAATCGGAGAAAATGAAACTGCCAGCGAACTTCATGACAGGCTGAGCAAGCTTGGGGCAGCAGTGCTAGGCAATACGCTTGCCAAGCTTGAAGAGGGCTCACTGACAAGGGAAAAGCAGTCTGATGCTGAATCCTCATATGCGCCGATAATGAAAAAGACTCTTGGCGAAATTGCCTGGAGCAAAAGCGCCCGGGAGATATTCAATCTTGTCAGGGGAACGTTTCCGTGGCCCGGGGCATTTACAACACTCGATGGAATGGTCATGAAGGTTTTGAGATGCAGATTTGAAAGCGAATCTCAGGAGGAAGCCAGCGCCGGAGAAATTCTGGATGTCTCCAAGACGGGAATAAGAGTGAAGGCTGCAGCGGGAGTACTGGTTATTGAGGAAATTCAGATGCCGGGCAAAAAAAAGATGAGCGTCGAGGAGTATCTAAGGGGCAACAGTATACAAAAGGGCGCAATATTAGGAGCTTGA
- the def gene encoding peptide deformylase, with protein sequence MAVRIIKTQEDSVLRKKSRNVEKIDERIFQLLDDMAETMVKADGVGLAAPQVGVLKRVVIIDVGEGIIEMINPQIMEYDGEQLGDEGCLSVPGKFGKVRRPNRAKVSFINRHGNKVEMEGTGLFARAVFHEVDHLDGVLFIDKVEGELEE encoded by the coding sequence ATGGCAGTTAGGATCATAAAAACGCAGGAAGATTCGGTTTTAAGGAAGAAGTCAAGGAATGTTGAAAAAATCGACGAAAGAATATTTCAGTTGCTTGATGACATGGCAGAGACAATGGTAAAGGCTGACGGCGTGGGTCTTGCGGCTCCGCAGGTTGGAGTTCTAAAAAGGGTAGTAATAATAGATGTGGGCGAAGGTATAATTGAAATGATAAATCCTCAAATAATGGAATACGACGGAGAGCAGCTTGGAGACGAAGGTTGTCTCAGCGTTCCGGGAAAGTTTGGGAAGGTAAGAAGGCCAAACAGAGCGAAGGTCAGCTTTATCAACAGACATGGAAACAAAGTTGAGATGGAAGGGACAGGACTGTTTGCAAGGGCTGTGTTCCACGAGGTAGACCATCTTGACGGCGTGCTGTTTATAGACAAGGTTGAAGGGGAACTTGAGGAGTAA
- the priA gene encoding primosomal protein N', whose amino-acid sequence MVKYAQIVVDNNSHYTDRLFTYGFDENIDLKIGQRVLVPFGKSNKPVEGFVFGIEDASDSEFEIKSLIGVMDDEKPMLSHSQVELVKWMKEDYLCTYMDCISLMYPKGVKFENYKVAKFSGRPHEGKELSVRAMQVLSELEESKGPVKISELEKSLGYNVQEHLKMLQREGLAEISWGYKSSENKKSIDSIALADYEDIDAAIDELRRKRAYKQAQVLEFLSINEEVQKDDLKELLGVSEATIKALINSTLAVLIKRERYRGPLEYLQAGEAKIVQLNAEQSAAAAFIDERLSQGYARPIVLHGVTGSGKTEVYIRAIERAIEMGKGCIVIVPEIALTPQTVARFNSRFPGRIAVIHSRLSMGEKYDQWRKIKNKEADIVIGARSAIFAPVEDLGLVVIDEFHEGAYKSSMTPKYNAIDVAKKICELENATLVLGSATPPVKDYYRCKKGEYDIIRLRTRANASTLPKVEVVDMKSEIQAGNRGIFSRRFMQLLATTIEDGKQAIILLNRRGYASCISCKECGYVYKCKRCDVSLTYHKKGNMGKCHYCGYEEQIQRVCPECSSNEIGPLGSGTQKIEDEIKAAFPDSNVVRVDRDTTGSKGAYEEIFENFKTGKSDIMIGTQMISKGLDFPNVTFVGVVSADMILNFPDHKSAEKTFQLITQVAGRAGRDAFPGRAVLQAYDPEHYAITFAKEHDYEGFYETEIKLRKAFGYEPFNNIVEIVVSGKSEHTVASNAKKIYESIVYILGKRGYSDCSFIMGPNPGIVQFVNLNYRWNILLKDTCIEISILKKIVEFVCIRKRRDILDSDVCISIDINPESLI is encoded by the coding sequence ATGGTCAAATACGCGCAAATAGTCGTGGACAACAATTCGCATTATACAGACAGGCTTTTCACATACGGGTTCGACGAGAATATTGATTTGAAAATAGGGCAAAGGGTTCTTGTACCCTTTGGCAAGTCAAACAAGCCAGTTGAAGGGTTTGTTTTTGGCATAGAGGACGCATCAGATTCTGAATTTGAAATTAAAAGCCTTATAGGCGTAATGGATGATGAAAAGCCTATGCTAAGCCACTCGCAGGTTGAACTTGTAAAGTGGATGAAGGAAGATTATCTGTGCACCTATATGGACTGCATCAGCCTTATGTATCCCAAAGGTGTGAAGTTTGAAAACTATAAGGTGGCAAAATTTTCGGGAAGGCCTCATGAAGGTAAAGAGCTTTCGGTAAGGGCAATGCAGGTCCTTAGTGAACTTGAGGAGTCAAAAGGCCCTGTTAAAATATCTGAGCTTGAAAAAAGCCTTGGATACAATGTGCAGGAGCATCTGAAAATGCTCCAGAGAGAGGGTCTTGCAGAGATATCATGGGGATACAAAAGCTCGGAAAATAAAAAAAGCATAGACTCCATTGCCCTTGCGGACTATGAAGATATCGATGCTGCAATAGATGAACTCAGAAGGAAAAGAGCCTACAAGCAGGCGCAGGTGCTCGAGTTCCTGAGCATTAATGAAGAGGTGCAAAAAGACGACCTAAAGGAGCTTTTGGGCGTTTCAGAAGCCACAATAAAAGCGCTAATAAACAGCACGCTTGCAGTGCTGATTAAAAGAGAGCGCTACAGGGGGCCGCTTGAATATTTGCAGGCAGGCGAAGCTAAAATAGTGCAGCTGAACGCGGAGCAATCAGCTGCTGCAGCATTTATAGATGAGAGGCTGAGTCAAGGCTACGCAAGACCCATTGTGCTGCACGGAGTAACAGGAAGCGGAAAGACGGAGGTCTACATTCGCGCCATTGAAAGGGCGATAGAAATGGGCAAGGGCTGCATTGTAATCGTCCCGGAAATAGCCCTTACGCCGCAGACTGTAGCCAGGTTCAACAGCAGGTTTCCAGGCAGAATAGCTGTAATCCACAGCAGGCTCTCGATGGGAGAAAAATATGACCAGTGGAGAAAGATAAAAAACAAAGAGGCCGATATAGTAATAGGCGCAAGATCCGCGATATTTGCGCCTGTGGAAGACCTCGGGCTTGTAGTTATAGACGAGTTTCACGAGGGAGCCTACAAGTCTTCAATGACTCCCAAATATAATGCCATAGATGTTGCAAAAAAAATATGCGAGCTTGAGAATGCAACGCTTGTGCTTGGCTCAGCAACCCCCCCGGTAAAAGACTACTATAGATGTAAAAAAGGGGAATATGATATAATAAGATTAAGGACAAGAGCCAACGCTTCAACCCTTCCAAAGGTGGAGGTCGTGGACATGAAATCCGAGATTCAAGCAGGCAACAGGGGTATATTCAGCAGACGGTTCATGCAGCTGCTTGCAACGACTATTGAAGACGGCAAGCAGGCTATAATACTCCTCAACAGAAGGGGGTATGCAAGCTGTATATCCTGCAAGGAATGCGGATACGTATACAAATGCAAAAGGTGCGATGTTTCACTCACGTACCACAAAAAAGGAAATATGGGCAAATGTCACTACTGCGGCTATGAAGAGCAAATTCAAAGAGTTTGCCCGGAGTGTTCAAGCAATGAAATAGGTCCTCTAGGGTCAGGCACGCAGAAGATAGAGGATGAGATCAAGGCGGCTTTTCCGGATTCAAATGTTGTCCGGGTGGATCGCGATACAACGGGCAGCAAAGGCGCATATGAGGAAATTTTTGAGAATTTCAAAACAGGAAAGTCAGATATAATGATAGGCACGCAGATGATAAGCAAGGGTCTGGACTTCCCGAATGTCACATTCGTGGGAGTTGTAAGCGCTGATATGATTTTGAATTTCCCGGATCACAAGAGTGCCGAGAAAACTTTTCAGCTCATAACCCAGGTTGCGGGAAGGGCAGGCAGGGACGCCTTTCCGGGAAGGGCAGTGCTTCAGGCATACGATCCCGAGCACTACGCTATAACATTCGCAAAAGAACATGATTATGAAGGCTTTTATGAAACTGAGATAAAGCTCAGAAAAGCTTTTGGCTACGAGCCGTTCAACAACATAGTTGAAATAGTGGTCTCAGGAAAAAGCGAGCATACTGTTGCAAGCAACGCAAAGAAAATATACGAGTCAATTGTTTATATACTTGGAAAGAGAGGCTACAGTGACTGCAGCTTCATAATGGGACCAAATCCCGGCATAGTCCAGTTTGTAAATCTCAACTACAGGTGGAACATACTGCTCAAGGATACTTGCATTGAAATTTCAATACTCAAAAAGATAGTTGAGTTTGTATGCATAAGAAAGAGAAGGGATATACTCGACAGCGATGTTTGCATAAGCATCGATATCAACCCCGAAAGTTTGATTTAA